One region of Flavobacterium sp. KACC 22763 genomic DNA includes:
- the dut gene encoding dUTP diphosphatase, protein MKIQIINKSQHDLPNYETIASAGMDLRANIIEPITLKPLERTIVKTGLFIELPIGYEAQVRPRSGLAAKKGVTVLNSPGTVDADYRGEIGVILVNLSNDDFVIENGERIAQLIIAKHERAEWIEVETLTETSRGEGGFGSTGVK, encoded by the coding sequence ATGAAAATTCAAATTATCAATAAATCACAGCACGATTTACCAAATTACGAAACGATTGCTTCTGCAGGAATGGATCTGCGTGCCAATATTATAGAACCTATTACGTTAAAACCTTTAGAAAGAACAATTGTAAAAACAGGACTTTTTATTGAATTACCAATTGGTTATGAAGCACAAGTAAGACCAAGAAGCGGTCTGGCAGCAAAAAAAGGAGTAACTGTTTTAAATTCGCCTGGAACTGTTGATGCAGATTACAGAGGGGAAATCGGAGTAATTTTAGTAAATTTATCTAATGACGATTTTGTAATCGAAAATGGAGAGCGAATTGCACAGCTGATTATTGCAAAACACGAAAGAGCAGAGTGGATAGAAGTTGAAACACTTACTGAAACATCAAGAGGTGAAGGAGGCTTTGGAAGCACTGGAGTAAAATAG
- a CDS encoding CBS domain-containing protein codes for MKKREPISHIMTKTVVTANEKDDLKTVVEKLKANTIRHIPIVKGKEVIGIISRTDINRLTFGALFEGQDNADEAILEMLTVPQVMTSKPKTVSADTIIRDLAEIFVKEDFHALPVVDNGELKGIVTTTDVIKYLLEQYD; via the coding sequence ATGAAAAAAAGAGAACCAATTAGTCACATTATGACAAAAACCGTAGTGACTGCAAACGAAAAAGATGATCTAAAAACAGTAGTCGAAAAATTAAAAGCAAATACAATTCGCCATATTCCAATTGTAAAAGGTAAAGAAGTAATCGGAATAATTAGCCGAACAGATATTAACCGATTAACTTTTGGAGCTTTATTTGAAGGTCAGGACAATGCTGATGAAGCTATATTAGAAATGCTAACTGTTCCTCAGGTAATGACTTCGAAGCCAAAAACCGTTTCGGCTGATACTATAATAAGAGATTTGGCTGAAATTTTTGTGAAAGAAGATTTCCATGCGCTTCCTGTTGTTGATAATGGTGAGCTTAAAGGAATTGTAACAACTACCGATGTTATAAAATATTTATTAGAACAATACGATTAA
- a CDS encoding MATE family efflux transporter — MTETTIKKSFFSKIFTTIKQALKGDESFDYTSGSIKKAVILLAIPMVLEMMMESVFALVDLYFVGHLEHSSFAIQTVGLTESVLTVIYSLAIGMSMAATAVVARRIGEKDPIAAAKAGMQAIIVAFAINSVMSILGIVYAKDILILMGSSVESAEHGFQFTQIMIGSSLCIMLLFLINGIFRGAGNAAIAMKSLWIANICNIILCPILINGFGPVPAFGLVGAALATTIGRSIGVLYQVYHLFFGNGVLKIKIPYFAPDFKQIQALVKIAAPGILQFVIASCSWIFLAQLVATTGGDHGSAGYQTALRIMMFFILPAWGLSNAAATLVGQNLGAKQIERAEKSVYTTARYNVIFMASIMVITLVFGQYIISFFTNDLQVKTIAIEALQIMSIGFIFYGSGMVLINTFNGAGDTWTPTGINFFGFWLFQIPLAFVLAKHFNMGPTGVFIAIPVAETAITLTGIFFYKRGKWKRVQV, encoded by the coding sequence ATGACAGAAACAACTATAAAGAAAAGTTTCTTTTCTAAAATTTTTACCACAATTAAACAAGCCTTAAAAGGCGACGAATCTTTTGATTATACTTCTGGAAGTATTAAAAAAGCTGTAATTCTATTGGCCATTCCGATGGTTTTAGAAATGATGATGGAATCGGTTTTTGCTCTAGTCGATTTATATTTCGTCGGGCATTTAGAACACAGCAGTTTTGCTATTCAAACCGTTGGTTTAACCGAATCTGTGTTAACAGTAATCTATTCTCTTGCTATTGGAATGAGTATGGCTGCAACCGCAGTTGTGGCGAGACGTATTGGAGAAAAAGATCCTATCGCAGCAGCAAAAGCTGGAATGCAAGCTATTATTGTAGCATTTGCTATTAATAGTGTGATGAGTATTCTTGGAATTGTATACGCAAAAGATATTTTGATCTTAATGGGTTCTTCTGTAGAATCTGCCGAACATGGTTTCCAATTTACTCAGATTATGATTGGTTCTAGTTTGTGCATTATGCTTTTGTTTTTAATAAATGGAATTTTCCGTGGAGCAGGAAATGCAGCTATTGCTATGAAAAGCCTTTGGATTGCCAATATTTGCAATATCATTTTATGTCCGATTTTAATTAATGGTTTTGGACCAGTTCCCGCTTTTGGATTAGTCGGCGCGGCGTTGGCAACAACTATAGGAAGAAGTATTGGAGTTTTGTATCAAGTATATCATTTGTTTTTTGGAAATGGAGTTTTAAAAATTAAGATTCCATATTTTGCTCCCGATTTTAAACAGATACAAGCTTTAGTAAAAATTGCCGCACCTGGAATTCTGCAATTTGTAATTGCTTCCTGCAGTTGGATTTTCTTGGCACAATTAGTGGCGACAACAGGAGGCGATCACGGTTCTGCAGGTTACCAAACGGCTTTAAGAATAATGATGTTTTTCATACTTCCCGCTTGGGGATTGAGTAATGCCGCTGCAACTTTGGTGGGACAAAACTTAGGAGCCAAACAAATTGAACGTGCCGAAAAATCGGTTTATACAACAGCCCGATATAATGTGATTTTCATGGCTTCGATTATGGTTATTACGTTAGTTTTTGGACAATACATTATTTCGTTTTTCACGAATGATCTACAGGTAAAAACCATTGCAATTGAAGCATTGCAGATTATGAGTATCGGATTTATTTTCTACGGAAGCGGAATGGTTTTAATCAATACTTTTAATGGGGCGGGAGATACTTGGACACCAACCGGAATTAACTTTTTCGGATTTTGGCTGTTTCAGATTCCATTAGCTTTTGTTCTTGCAAAACATTTTAATATGGGACCAACCGGTGTTTTTATTGCGATTCCTGTTGCTGAAACTGCGATAACTTTAACGGGGATCTTTTTTTATAAAAGAGGTAAGTGGAAGAGAGTTCAAGTTTAA
- a CDS encoding ABC transporter permease — protein MNFPLYIAKRYIFSSSKNNAINIINRIASMGIIVGTMALFVVLSVFSGLKVFSLSFTNEIDPDLKLTSTYGKSFLFTPDQENQIKKINGVVSYTKIIEERVLFLFKDKQQVTYLKGVDSLYPVVNDIKKKLFNGQWLKPESYQVVIGYGLAQNFSMGILDFENPLQIFAPKPGKGGIENPEEAFNKTDVLPVGIYSISEDLDSKYVFADLDLVQELLMYKHNQISGLEFKLKENADEDAVKKQLNSIFKDKITLKNRAQLNESLYKMLNTENIAVYLIFTLVIIVALFNLIGALIMMILEKKGNLKTLFNLGSDIGDLRKIFLLQGTLLSVFGGLIGLVLGIILVILQQKFELIMITPTLAYPVVFTIENVLIVMTTIISLGFVASLIASSRVSKKLLD, from the coding sequence TTGAATTTCCCCTTATACATAGCCAAACGTTATATTTTTAGCAGCAGTAAAAACAATGCTATTAATATTATCAATCGTATTGCCAGCATGGGAATCATTGTTGGTACAATGGCTTTGTTTGTGGTTTTGTCTGTTTTCAGCGGACTTAAAGTTTTTAGTCTTTCATTTACAAATGAAATTGATCCCGATTTAAAATTGACAAGCACCTATGGAAAGTCTTTTTTATTTACTCCAGATCAGGAAAATCAGATCAAGAAAATCAATGGTGTTGTTTCTTATACCAAAATTATAGAAGAGCGTGTGCTGTTTTTATTCAAAGACAAACAGCAAGTTACCTATTTGAAAGGAGTTGACAGCTTATATCCCGTTGTCAACGATATCAAGAAGAAACTTTTTAATGGTCAGTGGCTGAAACCAGAAAGTTACCAGGTTGTAATTGGCTATGGCTTAGCTCAAAATTTCTCCATGGGAATTTTAGATTTTGAAAACCCGCTTCAGATTTTTGCTCCGAAACCAGGAAAAGGTGGAATTGAAAATCCAGAAGAAGCTTTCAATAAAACGGATGTATTGCCTGTTGGAATTTATTCAATTAGCGAAGATTTAGATTCAAAATATGTATTTGCAGATTTAGATTTAGTGCAAGAATTGTTAATGTATAAGCATAATCAAATCTCTGGACTAGAATTTAAATTAAAAGAAAACGCAGATGAAGATGCTGTAAAGAAACAGCTTAATTCTATTTTTAAAGATAAAATTACTTTAAAAAACAGGGCACAGCTGAATGAGTCTTTGTATAAAATGCTTAATACAGAGAATATTGCTGTGTATTTAATCTTTACATTAGTTATCATTGTGGCACTTTTTAATTTGATTGGCGCATTGATTATGATGATTTTAGAAAAGAAAGGAAACCTTAAAACTCTTTTCAATTTAGGATCTGATATTGGCGATCTTCGAAAAATATTTCTGCTTCAAGGAACTTTATTAAGCGTTTTTGGCGGTTTAATTGGACTCGTTTTGGGCATTATCCTCGTGATATTACAGCAGAAATTTGAACTTATTATGATTACGCCAACCTTGGCTTATCCAGTTGTTTTTACAATTGAAAATGTTCTAATCGTAATGACGACCATTATTTCTTTAGGGTTTGTTGCTTCATTAATTGCAAGCAGTCGAGTAAGTAAAAAATTACTAGATTAA
- a CDS encoding lipopolysaccharide biosynthesis protein, whose translation MGLYKNLFKQTAIYGLATVLPRMLSFLLVRLYTGILPTAEYGEVSIVLSWMVFFNVVLSYGMETAFFRFYSAEEDKKNVIATSTISIFWTSIIFLFAGLIFRNTLANLAEVDVQYITYTIWILVLDALVLIPFSKLRANQRPMVYAAIKIGNVVINLLLNIFFLMYLPKLAEANPNSIWDNLYVQNFQIAYIFIANLLASLATFIVLSPNYLSLGRKFDPVLWKKMMKYGLPILVAGLAFAVNEHFDKILLGYLLPENLAKSEVGAYSACYKLGLFMVLFATAFRLGIEPFFFSHAKNENAPQTYAVITKYFVILGSLILLGVIVFADVLKYLLLDNKSYWEAMKVVPLIILANFFLGIYNNLSVWYKLTDKTKIGAYISIVGAIVTLILNYLLIPKYSYYGSAIATISAYGSMMLISYVLGNKYYPIPYDMNKIGAYLGVSIVFSIISFYGFREKYYVGIPLLLIFMYMVYHFEKDTIKGIMKRK comes from the coding sequence TTGGGATTATATAAAAATCTATTCAAGCAAACGGCAATTTACGGACTGGCAACAGTTTTACCAAGAATGCTGAGTTTTTTATTAGTGAGATTGTATACAGGAATTTTGCCTACAGCAGAGTATGGTGAAGTTTCAATTGTATTGTCTTGGATGGTTTTCTTTAATGTGGTTCTTTCATACGGAATGGAAACTGCGTTTTTTAGATTTTACAGTGCAGAAGAGGATAAGAAAAATGTAATTGCAACATCTACCATTTCAATATTTTGGACTTCTATAATTTTTCTTTTCGCAGGATTGATTTTTAGAAACACATTAGCAAACTTGGCGGAAGTAGATGTTCAGTATATTACCTATACAATTTGGATTTTAGTTTTAGATGCATTAGTCTTAATCCCATTTTCTAAACTTAGGGCGAATCAGAGACCGATGGTTTATGCAGCTATTAAGATTGGAAATGTTGTGATAAACTTATTACTGAATATATTTTTCTTAATGTATCTTCCAAAATTAGCAGAGGCAAATCCGAATTCTATTTGGGATAATTTATATGTACAAAACTTCCAGATAGCTTATATTTTTATTGCAAACCTTTTGGCAAGTTTGGCGACATTTATTGTGCTTTCTCCGAATTATCTTTCTCTTGGACGAAAATTTGATCCTGTTCTTTGGAAAAAAATGATGAAATACGGACTTCCTATTTTGGTGGCTGGATTGGCTTTTGCTGTCAACGAACACTTCGATAAAATTCTATTAGGATATTTGCTTCCAGAAAACTTAGCAAAATCTGAAGTTGGAGCTTATTCTGCTTGTTACAAATTAGGATTGTTTATGGTTCTTTTTGCAACAGCTTTTAGATTAGGAATTGAGCCGTTCTTTTTTAGTCATGCCAAAAATGAAAACGCGCCACAGACTTATGCCGTTATTACCAAATATTTCGTGATTTTAGGCTCGTTGATTTTATTGGGTGTAATTGTTTTTGCAGACGTTTTAAAATACTTATTATTAGATAACAAATCGTATTGGGAAGCCATGAAAGTTGTACCGCTTATTATTTTGGCAAATTTCTTTCTAGGCATTTATAATAATTTATCGGTTTGGTATAAGTTGACCGATAAAACAAAAATTGGAGCATACATATCTATTGTAGGTGCCATTGTTACTTTGATTTTAAATTATCTTTTAATTCCAAAATACAGCTATTATGGTTCTGCTATTGCGACCATTTCAGCTTACGGAAGTATGATGCTTATTTCTTATGTATTAGGAAATAAATATTATCCGATTCCTTATGATATGAACAAGATTGGTGCTTATTTAGGCGTTTCGATAGTATTTTCGATTATCTCATTTTACGGATTTAGAGAAAAATATTATGTTGGAATTCCACTTCTTTTAATCTTTATGTACATGGTTTACCATTTTGAAAAAGATACTATAAAAGGAATAATGAAGAGAAAATAA
- the rbfA gene encoding 30S ribosome-binding factor RbfA, whose amino-acid sequence METNRQKKIGGVLQKDLVDILQGEVRKNGITNLVISVSKVSVTTDLSVATVYLSIFPQEKAKETLEAIKTNTTLIKHDLAQRVRLQLRRVPNLVFFIDDSLDYIEKIDNALAGKENPIENRDLLEKRRKS is encoded by the coding sequence ATGGAAACAAATAGACAGAAAAAAATAGGCGGTGTTCTTCAGAAAGATCTGGTTGACATTTTGCAAGGTGAAGTGAGAAAAAACGGAATTACAAACTTGGTAATTTCAGTATCCAAAGTAAGTGTAACTACAGACTTATCTGTAGCAACAGTGTATTTAAGCATTTTTCCGCAAGAAAAAGCCAAAGAAACTTTAGAAGCAATAAAAACGAACACAACTTTAATCAAACATGATTTGGCGCAGCGTGTGCGTTTGCAATTACGCCGTGTTCCGAATTTGGTATTCTTTATAGATGATTCTCTAGATTATATAGAGAAAATTGACAATGCACTTGCAGGAAAAGAAAACCCAATAGAAAACCGTGATCTTTTAGAAAAAAGAAGAAAGTCATAA
- a CDS encoding DUF6934 family protein has translation MIKINLEDTFEAIYVSPNFDQYIFESVLKDSTITQLKVKFTNIAESLLPNVYNLAFGPFDRNGKINDSVNLKHKDSNKVFSTIILFSITFLKNNPHISIGIDGSDDLRANLYHRMFRYNYKNLKDFLVIIGVDWYVRLLRNGTIELDNNGLAFFKPKPEPFDFQRKTNDLYRYYMFNLNQ, from the coding sequence ATGATTAAAATTAACTTAGAAGACACCTTTGAAGCTATTTATGTAAGTCCCAATTTTGACCAATATATTTTTGAATCTGTATTAAAGGATAGCACAATAACTCAACTTAAAGTTAAGTTTACAAATATTGCAGAATCCTTACTGCCGAATGTTTATAATTTGGCTTTTGGTCCATTTGATAGAAATGGAAAAATAAATGATTCGGTAAATCTTAAACATAAGGATAGTAATAAAGTGTTTTCGACAATCATTTTGTTTTCGATAACTTTTTTAAAAAACAATCCTCATATTTCAATTGGTATTGATGGCTCAGATGATTTACGAGCAAATCTATATCATAGAATGTTTAGATATAATTATAAAAATTTGAAAGACTTTTTAGTGATTATCGGAGTAGATTGGTATGTTAGATTACTTCGTAATGGAACAATTGAATTAGATAATAATGGATTGGCATTTTTTAAGCCAAAACCAGAACCTTTTGATTTTCAAAGAAAAACGAATGATCTTTATAGATATTATATGTTTAATTTAAATCAATAA
- a CDS encoding tetratricopeptide repeat protein → MIKKGVFTILIFALFSTSFSVFAQTEPEDIAMATDEYQDSFYESLKQKGIENYDKAIVSLEKCIKLKPNDAVAYFELGKNYFALKEYQNAQTAFEKATQLDPKNKWFWLGIYDVSYETKNYPLAIEIIQKIIVFDEEYKDDLISLYMITNQYDKALIAINEMNDKFGKSSDREIYKAQILSQGKYQNAEIDNLVQQIKKDPKEESNYLNLILLYSKNNENEKSLEVAKQLAKEIPNSEWGQVSLFKTYLDANQADKAIKSMNVILASSKIDSKIKHRTLNEFLIYVNKNPQYSADLEKAISYFDNDKDVDVAKEIGKFYHSKGQFENAIKYYEKDLSANSDTDLETNMLLLEAYSQAKQYEPMTKRAMMLIEVYPSQAQFYYYAGLGSNQLKQFKNAKTVLEMGLDYVVDDVKLESNFNIQLGEAYNGLGNAKKKEEYFLKANEVLKKKK, encoded by the coding sequence ATGATTAAAAAAGGAGTTTTTACAATATTGATTTTTGCTTTATTCAGCACATCATTTTCGGTTTTTGCTCAGACAGAACCCGAAGATATCGCTATGGCAACAGACGAATATCAGGACTCATTTTATGAATCATTAAAACAAAAAGGAATTGAAAATTATGATAAAGCTATTGTATCATTGGAGAAATGTATTAAACTTAAACCCAATGATGCAGTAGCTTATTTTGAATTAGGAAAAAACTATTTTGCGCTTAAAGAATATCAAAATGCACAGACTGCTTTTGAAAAAGCCACACAGCTTGATCCAAAAAACAAATGGTTTTGGCTTGGAATTTACGATGTAAGTTACGAGACAAAAAATTATCCTCTTGCAATTGAGATTATTCAAAAAATAATTGTTTTTGACGAAGAGTACAAAGACGATTTGATTTCGTTGTACATGATTACCAATCAGTATGACAAAGCATTAATTGCGATTAATGAAATGAACGATAAGTTCGGAAAATCTTCGGATCGCGAAATTTATAAAGCTCAGATTTTATCTCAAGGAAAATATCAAAATGCTGAAATTGACAATTTAGTTCAGCAAATTAAAAAAGATCCGAAAGAAGAATCCAATTATTTGAATCTTATTTTATTGTATTCAAAAAACAATGAAAATGAGAAATCGCTTGAAGTAGCAAAACAGTTGGCTAAAGAAATTCCAAATTCTGAGTGGGGACAGGTGAGTTTATTCAAAACTTATCTAGATGCCAATCAGGCCGATAAAGCTATAAAATCGATGAATGTGATTTTAGCAAGTTCAAAAATCGATTCAAAAATCAAACACAGGACTTTGAATGAATTTTTGATTTATGTAAATAAAAATCCACAGTATTCTGCCGATTTAGAAAAAGCTATTTCTTACTTTGATAATGACAAAGATGTTGATGTTGCCAAAGAAATTGGAAAATTTTATCATAGTAAAGGACAGTTTGAAAATGCGATTAAATATTACGAAAAAGATTTAAGCGCCAATTCAGATACAGATCTTGAAACCAATATGTTATTGCTGGAAGCCTATTCGCAAGCAAAACAATACGAGCCAATGACTAAAAGAGCTATGATGCTGATTGAAGTTTATCCGAGTCAGGCTCAGTTTTACTATTATGCTGGTTTAGGAAGTAATCAGCTGAAACAATTTAAAAATGCAAAAACCGTCTTAGAAATGGGTCTTGATTATGTAGTGGATGACGTAAAATTAGAATCAAATTTTAATATTCAGTTAGGAGAGGCATACAATGGATTGGGGAATGCAAAGAAAAAAGAGGAATACTTTTTGAAGGCAAATGAAGTATTAAAAAAGAAAAAATAA
- a CDS encoding murein hydrolase activator EnvC family protein produces MPKFLLSLVLVCATTFVWAQDSQQEKLEQRKAQIQQEIRDNEKMLQSVRKKEKSAVNEYIIQANKIKLKEKLINTTAKQEKLISNDMYINQVQVNKLKKELKVLKEDYAKMILKSYKSRSEQSRAMFILSSESFLQAYKRAQYLKQYTAFRKNQGLEIQSKTAQLVDFNAKLDGQRQVKKKIIAENQKEKVSLEAEKKEQQKLVNSLKKDKNKIIADTKSKQQESRRIDAKIKELIREQIRLANQKAEEERRKRIAEGKTTESNDPPKTYSSDKIALTPEGKILAADFKANRGKLPWPVEKGFISLGYGDQPHPLHPSLTVHNSGVEITTEQGATARAVFDGVVSKVIALSPVNRAVFIQHGDYFTVYQNLSQVFVEQGDKVKLKQSIGKVRTSGDTGKTVIKFLILQNTSNNNPEGWLQDR; encoded by the coding sequence ATGCCAAAATTTCTTCTAAGTCTAGTTTTAGTTTGCGCCACTACATTTGTATGGGCGCAGGATTCACAGCAAGAAAAACTGGAACAGCGTAAAGCTCAAATTCAGCAGGAAATCAGAGATAACGAAAAGATGCTTCAGTCTGTTCGAAAAAAAGAGAAATCTGCTGTAAATGAATATATAATTCAGGCAAACAAAATCAAGCTGAAAGAGAAATTAATTAATACGACAGCAAAGCAAGAAAAGCTGATTAGTAATGACATGTATATAAATCAGGTTCAGGTAAATAAACTTAAAAAAGAACTAAAAGTTCTAAAAGAAGATTATGCCAAGATGATTTTAAAATCATACAAAAGCCGTTCTGAACAGAGCCGTGCCATGTTCATTTTATCTTCTGAAAGTTTTTTACAAGCTTATAAAAGAGCACAATATTTAAAGCAATATACTGCTTTTAGAAAAAATCAAGGTCTTGAAATCCAGTCAAAAACTGCTCAGTTAGTTGATTTTAATGCTAAATTGGATGGGCAAAGACAAGTAAAGAAAAAAATAATTGCCGAAAATCAAAAAGAGAAAGTTTCTCTCGAAGCAGAAAAAAAGGAACAGCAGAAACTTGTTAATTCGCTTAAAAAAGATAAGAATAAAATTATTGCAGATACAAAATCTAAACAGCAGGAATCGAGAAGAATTGATGCAAAAATCAAAGAATTGATTCGAGAACAAATTAGATTAGCAAATCAGAAAGCAGAAGAAGAGAGAAGAAAGAGAATAGCAGAAGGTAAAACTACAGAAAGTAATGATCCGCCTAAAACATATTCTTCAGACAAAATTGCATTAACACCTGAAGGCAAGATTTTGGCCGCAGACTTTAAGGCAAACCGTGGAAAATTGCCATGGCCAGTAGAAAAGGGATTTATTTCTCTTGGTTACGGAGACCAACCACACCCGCTACATCCATCTTTAACTGTTCATAATTCTGGAGTAGAAATAACAACAGAACAAGGAGCCACTGCGCGAGCTGTATTTGATGGTGTTGTATCAAAAGTAATTGCATTGTCCCCTGTAAATAGAGCAGTTTTTATTCAGCATGGAGATTATTTTACAGTATATCAGAATCTGAGTCAGGTTTTTGTGGAACAGGGAGATAAAGTAAAATTGAAACAAAGCATTGGAAAAGTAAGAACGAGTGGAGATACTGGAAAGACAGTAATAAAGTTTTTGATTCTTCAAAATACATCTAACAATAATCCGGAAGGATGGTTGCAAGATAGATAA
- a CDS encoding DUF4292 domain-containing protein → MKKYISILALSIAVISCKSKAVAVQGNTSQTIAPKEDKKVIEKHYDNKLDFSTLYIKASARYADEKQSQNVTAEIRIEKDKQILISVRFLGITMAKALITPSAVSYYEKMNGTYYEGDFTSLSKWLGTDLDYSKVQNLLVGEAFDDLRKGKYTQTIVDNLFRLDEEKDANLKKTFFLDGEKYLIQKEEISQPSENRTLQIAYSDTKNFDQGILPTSIEINAVQPKGKTSINLNYNNISFNEELSFPYSVPSGYKKVTIK, encoded by the coding sequence ATGAAAAAATATATATCAATACTAGCATTGTCTATTGCCGTAATTTCATGTAAATCGAAAGCGGTAGCAGTGCAAGGAAATACAAGCCAGACAATTGCACCAAAAGAAGACAAAAAAGTAATCGAAAAACATTACGACAACAAGTTAGATTTTTCTACTTTATACATAAAAGCGAGCGCAAGATATGCTGATGAAAAACAAAGCCAAAATGTTACTGCCGAAATTAGAATTGAAAAGGACAAACAGATTTTAATAAGCGTACGTTTCTTAGGAATTACAATGGCAAAAGCTTTAATAACACCTTCAGCGGTAAGTTATTATGAAAAAATGAACGGGACTTATTATGAAGGCGATTTTACAAGTTTAAGCAAATGGCTTGGAACAGATTTAGATTATTCTAAAGTTCAAAATCTATTGGTTGGAGAAGCTTTTGACGATTTAAGAAAAGGAAAATATACACAGACAATTGTAGATAATCTATTTAGACTTGATGAGGAAAAGGACGCAAATTTAAAAAAGACCTTTTTCTTAGATGGAGAAAAATATTTGATTCAGAAAGAAGAGATTTCGCAGCCATCTGAAAACAGAACGTTGCAAATAGCTTATTCAGATACTAAAAATTTTGATCAGGGAATATTACCGACAAGTATAGAAATCAATGCAGTGCAGCCAAAAGGCAAAACAAGTATTAATTTAAATTATAACAATATTTCATTTAATGAAGAACTTTCTTTTCCGTATAGTGTTCCAAGCGGTTATAAAAAAGTTACAATTAAGTAA
- a CDS encoding sugar phosphate nucleotidyltransferase has product MKIIVPMAGRGSRLRPHTLTVPKPLIPVAGKSIVHRLVEDIAKILKEPIEEVAFILGDEAFFGDDVVASLEDLAKGLGAKASIYRQDQPLGTGHAIMCAKESLSGPAVIAYADTLIRADFELDPEADAVIWVKQVDQPEAFGVVKLNQNNEIIELVEKPKEFVSDLAVIGIYYFKEVGILKNELQNVLDNNIQNGGEYQINDGIKAMMANGKVFKTGSVDEWMDCGNKDVTVETNTRMLGFLHNDGEHLVDYGVTLENSTIIPPCYIGQNVVLKNTTIGPNVSLGNGCHVTDSTIKNSLIQTYSQIKNAALDNAMIGNHVSYDGKFTSISIGDYAVLE; this is encoded by the coding sequence ATGAAAATAATTGTGCCAATGGCAGGCCGCGGATCAAGATTGAGACCACATACATTAACGGTTCCAAAACCGTTAATTCCAGTTGCAGGAAAATCGATTGTACACCGTTTAGTTGAAGATATTGCCAAAATATTAAAAGAACCAATTGAAGAAGTTGCTTTTATTTTAGGAGATGAAGCGTTCTTTGGAGATGATGTTGTAGCAAGTTTAGAAGATTTGGCAAAAGGATTAGGAGCAAAAGCTTCAATCTATCGTCAAGATCAGCCACTAGGAACTGGACATGCTATTATGTGTGCAAAAGAATCTCTTTCTGGACCAGCGGTAATTGCTTACGCAGATACTTTAATTAGAGCTGATTTTGAACTAGATCCCGAAGCCGATGCTGTAATTTGGGTAAAACAAGTAGATCAGCCAGAAGCTTTTGGTGTGGTAAAATTGAACCAGAATAATGAAATTATAGAGTTGGTTGAAAAACCAAAAGAGTTTGTAAGCGATTTAGCTGTTATTGGAATTTATTATTTTAAAGAAGTTGGAATTCTGAAAAATGAACTTCAAAATGTTTTAGATAATAATATTCAGAATGGTGGAGAATACCAGATTAATGATGGTATCAAAGCGATGATGGCAAACGGAAAAGTTTTCAAAACAGGAAGCGTAGACGAGTGGATGGACTGTGGTAACAAAGATGTTACGGTTGAAACCAATACAAGAATGCTTGGTTTTCTTCACAATGACGGAGAACATTTGGTAGATTATGGTGTGACTTTAGAAAATTCAACCATTATTCCTCCTTGTTATATTGGGCAAAATGTGGTTTTGAAAAACACTACGATTGGTCCAAATGTTTCGCTTGGAAATGGTTGTCATGTAACAGACAGTACAATCAAAAACAGTTTGATCCAGACGTATTCTCAAATTAAAAATGCTGCTTTAGATAATGCAATGATCGGAAACCATGTAAGTTACGATGGCAAATTTACAAGCATCAGCATTGGAGATTACGCTGTTTTAGAATAA